Proteins from a single region of Trichoderma asperellum chromosome 3, complete sequence:
- a CDS encoding uncharacterized protein (EggNog:ENOG41~antiSMASH:Cluster_3.3) has product MDVPAGPSFEESHDTALCLIPPPHLWGPVNTLRSLNDDKFTKWPPHVTLVYPFVKPEVLPDAVEALSHLDLMPDGDGISINLQEAGVFSHRRHSTVFIRPKSGQEKRRLSELRDRIYRFLGWPKGRQYHPHLTVAQSEDSHAAWHQFLLEKARLVAPLAWNTHQLAILIRDPLSPNKMTASRPMRLWGYIDLASKSLVRDPTNLATIPDLPQDTSLPSPQDTFRYDGVNTLWKPLTDSLNSLESESERPGRLVVASYNVLAEFGWPPTASRYPGLVSNILSERASADILVLQEVTDQFLDFLLADGNIRRQYPFSTHGSPQQLDVGPLPSHLNIVVLSKIPFQWKYLPTAKKHKGFAILTFPTVQVGESSDSHTSPLVLAACHLSRGLTDIALNTKRDEITTLVEYLKSSFPRNPWVIAGDFNLASSSRTIDEALEAGEISEKGLECLQVIDTIVAKAGFQDSWLITRVGPGESSSTTGSHESNLGLYEGEQGATFDPTSNDLAAASTGVVNSRPQRYDRILVKKCAQLHPHGFNMFGQPAVNENGSTSQTFASDHWGIRCLLMLSPREEGNETQSAFHFQVDLHKAALSLGNFEELKASLESSGQFPTTAEANLRKEAIDLLQRILIEEDATTTAAETRSKVQLALIPVGSFGLGVWTNLSDVDCLCVGNISTRVFFNLAVQKLRKASADGVKILRRVMANTGTMLELEIRGIKFDLQYCAAAAIAQGYPDVLKRPPSDPVFTLPLQTLAKLKPARDLFYLRRSIPDMTKYRVAHLFIKAWAQSRGLYAAKYGMLGGIHISSMLVPICKALANESETVSTADILTTFFQHYSQFNWEKGVVFDPFYHLGLRYHRTFREPLCLLGWHGPSLNAASTASISTVNALTSELTRAAALFDQEDMTWGKFLGLEQSRAPSSLIEKGAADFLASYRTYIKINARYWGSSQQKGRKYLGWLESRCISILVDISRKSPSLIPRIWPARFADADPADSADDQNSELNACYLIGLKWDESVTDKSTANLAAAEGNVQVILQEFESRIQKDEKYFDAESCWMSASITRRSSLGSVRLAPGQLYDFDADDADLDEDDDPDELNESDSEFSGTNKDSRATKTDSSKSPLKAVKPPGAGKLRSAIDTLNRIRWDVSMDSSDFLVGYEDRFIGAQEKALDSWKAEQTDEEFIPQHRILYFKRKSDGVIVWDRRSRVDTVFGSG; this is encoded by the exons ATGGATGTTCCCGCTGGGCCGTCTTTTGAAGAGTCGCACGACACTGCACTCTGCCTCATACCTCCACCTCACCTTTGGGGCCCAGTCAACACGCTACGATCACTCAACGACGACAAGTTCACAAAATGGCCACCGCATGTCACTCTAGTCTACCCATTCGTGAAACCAGAAGTCCTCCCAGATGCCGTTGAGGCGCTCAGCCACCTCGACCTGATGCCAGATGGTGACGGCATTTCCATCAACTTGCAGGAGGCTGGGGTCTTTTCCCATCGCCGACACAGCACAGTTTTTATTCGTCCAAAATCTGGACAGGAGAAAAGACGCCTTTCGGAGCTGAGAGACCGGATATACCGCTTTCTTGGATGGCCTAAGGGTAGACAGTACCATCCTCATCTAACAGTCGCACAGAGTGAAGATTCCCACGCAGCATGGCATCAATTCCTCCTGGAAAAAGCACGGCTTGTAGCGCCGCTGGCATGGAACACTCACCAACTTGCAATTTTGATACGTGACCCTCTATCTCCGAACAAGATGACAGCCTCGCGACCGATGAGGCTCTGGGGATATATCGATCTGGCTTCTAAGTCTCTCGTACGCGATCCGACGAACTTGGCGACAATCCCCGATCTACCACAGGATACTTCTTTGCCATCTCCTCAAGACACTTTCCGCTATGACGGCGTGAACACGTTATGGAAACCCCTTACAGACAGCCTCAACAGCCTGGAGTCTGAATCGGAACGGCCTGGTCGCCTTGTTGTCGCTTCCTATAATGTCTTGGCTGAGTTCGGCTGGCCGCCTACTGCATCTAGATATCCTGGACTTGTTAGCAATATTCTCTCTGAGCGCGCCTCGGCCGATATCCTTGTCCTTCAGGAGGTCACAGATCAGTTTCTCGACTTTTTACTGGCAGATGGCAATATAAGACGGCAATATCCTTTCTCTACCCATGGATCACCTCAACAGCTTGATGTTGGTCCTCTACCTAGTCACTTGAACATTGTGGTTCTCAGCAAGATTCCCTTCCAGTGGAAGTATCTGCCGACCGCAAAAAAGCACAAAGGGTTTGCAATTCTCACATTTCCTACAGTACAAGTTGGCGAGTCCTCAGATTCTCATACATCGCCCTTGGTTCTAGCTGCCTGCCATCTTAGTAGGGGGCTAACGGACATTGCTCTTAATACGAAAAGAGATGAGATAACAACTCTTGTTGAATATTTGAAATCCTCCTTTCCTCGGAATCCATGGGTAATTGCCGGTGACTTCAACTTGGCTTCATCGTCTCGCACGATTGATGAAGCGCTGGAAGCAGGCGAAATTTCAGAAAAGGGCCTTGAATGTCTTCAAGTAATCGACACCATTGTGGCAAAAGCTGGATTTCAAGACTCGTGGCTAATCACTCGAGTTGGGCCTGGAGAATCTTCAAGCACGACAGGAAGTCATGAATCAAATTTGGGGCTTTACGAGGGAGAACAGGGAGCAACTTTTGACCCAACCTCTAATGACCTTGCTGCCGCTTCTACCGGCGTTGTTAACAGCCGCCCGCAGAGGTATGATAGAATATTAGTCAAAAAGTGTGCGCAGTTGCACCCCCATGGATTCAATATGTTCGGTCAGCCAGCCGTCAATGAGAACGGAAGCACCTCTCAAACTTTTGCCAGCGATCATTGGGGCATTCGCTGCCTACTTATGCTGTCACCTCgtgaagaaggaaatgaaaCACAGTCTGCTTTTCACTTTCAAGTCGACTTACATAAAGCTGCCCTTTCTTTGGGTAATTTCGAAGAGCTAAAGGCTAGTCTAGAATCCAGTGGTCAATTCCCTACCACTGCTGAAGCGAATCtgagaaaagaagcaattgATCTCCTTCAAAGAATTTTGATCGAAGAAGACGCTACTACCACTGCCGCTGAAACGCGCTCAAAAGTGCAACTTGCTCTTATCCCAGTCGGTTCGTTTGGCCTGGGTGTGTGGACTAACTTGTCAGATGTCGACTGTCTCTGTGTAGGCAACATAAGCACCCGTGTATTTTTCAACCTGGCAGTACAGAAGCTGAGAAAGGCTTCTGCAGATGGTGTAAAGATTCTCCGGCGTGTAATGGCAAATACTGGAACAATGCTCGAGCTGGAAATCCGCGGTATCAAATTTGACCTTCAGTATTGTGCTGCCGCAGCTATAGCTCAAGG ATATCCTGATGTTCTGAAACGGCCACCATCGGACCCCGTCTTCACTTTGCCGCTCCAAACTTTGGCAAAACTAAAACCTGCAAGGGATCTCTTTTACCTACGCAGGTCCATCCCTGATATGACGAAATATCGCGTAGCACATCTCTTTATCAAAGCCTGGGCACAGTCAAGGGGCCTATATGCAGCAAAGTATGGGATGCTGGGCGGAATCCATATTTCATCCATGTTGGTGCCCATCTGCAAAGCATTGGCAAATGAGTCCGAAACAGTCTCCACAGCCGATATTCTGACGACCTTTTTCCAACACTACTCACAATTCAACTGGGAGAAAGGGGTAGTATTCGATCCATTTTATCACCTGGGTTTGAGATATCATCGCACATTTAGAGAGCCACTGTGTCTACTTGGTTGGCATGGGCCATCTCTTAATGCTGCATCCACTGCATCTATTTCCACCGTCAATGCTCTTACTTCTGAACTCACCAGAGCTGCAGCCCTGTTTGACCAAGAAGATATGACATGGGGCAAATTTCTCGGCTTGGAACAATCCAGGGCGCCGTCGAGTTTAATTGAGAAGGGAGCTGCTGATTTTCTTGCGTCATATCGAACTTATATCAAAATAAATGCTCGCTACTGGGGATCCTCTCAacagaaaggaagaaaatacCTAGGCTGGCTAGAGTCTAGGTGTATATCTATACTTGTTg ATATAAGTCGAAAATCCCCAAGTCTCATACCACGCATCTGGCCAGCCAGATTTGCAGATGCAGATCCGGCAGACAGTGCTGACGACCAGAACTCGGAACTCAACGCTTGCTATCTAATAGGTCTCAAGTGGGATGAGAGTGTTACTGATAAATCTACGGCGAACCTGGCCGCCGCAGAGGGAAATGTCCAGGTGATCCTTCAAGAATTTGAATCACGTATCCAGAAGGACGAGAAGTACTTTGATGCCGAATCATGTTGGATGAGCGCATCTATTACTCGTCGATCTAGCCTTGGCTCTGTGCGTCTTGCGCCTGGCCAGCTATACGACTTCGATGCCGATGATGCCGAcctggacgaagacgatgatccGGATGAATTGAACGAATCAGACAGCGAGTTCTCTGGCACCAACAAGGACTCTCGAGCAACAAAGACAGACTCCTCAAAGTCTCCACTCAAAGCTGTCAAGCCACCGGGGGCAGGTAAACTTCGCAGCGCCATCGACACCCTAAATAGAATTCGTTGGGACGTTTCCATGGATTCCAGCGACTTCCTGGTTGGATATGAGGACCGCTTCATCGGAGCTCAGGAGAAGGCATTGGATAGCTGGAAGGCTGAGCAAACGGACGAGGAGTTCATCCCACAGCACCGAATATTGTACTTCAAGCGCAAGAGTGATGGAGTGATTGTATGGGATAGAAGGTCACGAGTGGACACTGTATTTGGTAGTGGATGA
- a CDS encoding uncharacterized protein (antiSMASH:Cluster_3.3) encodes MASNVYWSRASINSPSPSHGFLSLNKRLAHMHRSSSSYWSIGKSIAPIGTARVSHVSNASIFQIANTRRFSSPTEARAKRQNFDRDVIVSVLESTATRRDAKGYLQKYTAPKPTSIVAASKQVEHQHKPPARQLQAQPPFNVAIVVLRNPQKLQPDIVKGIAKTLTQLRSLGLTSVVVVDCDMGESRSTFQYEALRLCEAVDSFGKPGARLVENLLVGTSHFRSSTPSPFWDDIQVQDYGILNRALQHNMIAVIPSLARNDETMSPVPADAQRTALALTRYFTGLQFEEDSSHSQGGSHGGAKEPLASVERVIILDPFGGIPVIGRPDVYQRFINLEQEYNTILDHLDGGDDSSKAAGDSRNWGASAAHARNLKLAKDTLSLLPEAASVLITTPFAASNTSSASSGLSPTRDSEYQFGFDGMVNTRRKQNPLLHNLLTDKPVYSPSLPLQRIQSPELAFSNTGESISATLVKRGLPLTIYPDPRISPWRPAAPGERRPQLTDKSIDLPRLVTLIEDSFGRKLDVEDYLRRTNESLAGVIIAGEYEGCAILTWERPKSIDPQTAYDEGRYVPYLDKFAVLRSRQGSGGVADIVFNAMVQDCFPDGVLWRSRKDNPVNKWYFERSVGTSKLSDCNWAMFWTTLELSSKSQKLGDYEEVCREIMPSWADSIRKPA; translated from the exons ATGGCATCCAACGTGTATTGGAGCCGTGCCAGCATCAATTCCCCCAGTCCTAGTCATGGCTTCCTTTCATTAAACAAAAGATTGGCTCACATGCACcgttcatcatcttcgtatTGGTCCATAGGCAAAAGTATAGCGCCAATTGGCACAGCTCGGGTCTCTCATGTGTCGAATGCCTCTATATTTCAGATAGCCAATACTCGTCGCTTCTCTTCGCCCACAGAAGCCCGAGCGAAGCGACAAAATTTTGATCGG GACGTCATTGTGTCTGTCCTAGAGTCCACGGCCACAAGGCGAGATGCCAAGGGTTACCTCCAAAAATATACAGCACCAAAGCCTACTTCTATAGTAGCAGCATCGAAGCAAGTTGAGCATCAGCACAAGCCTCCTGCGAGGCAACTCCAAGCTCAGCCGCCCTTCAATGTCGCCATTGTGGTTCTGCGGAATCCCCAAAAGCTACAGCCGGACATAGTCAAGGGAATAGCCAAGACCCTAACTCAACTTCGGAGCCTTGGTCTGACGAGCGTCGTCGTTGTGGATTGTGACATGGGCGAGAGCCGTTCTACTTTTCAATATGAAGCTTTGAGGCTTTGCGAAGCTGTTGATTCCTTTGGCAAACCAGGCGCCCGACTGGTCGAAAACTTACTTGTCGGTACTTCTCATTTTCGAAGTTCCACCCCTTCTCCGTTTTGGGATGATATACAGGTTCAGGACTATGGCATCTTGAACCGCGCACTTCAACATAATATGATAGCAGTCATCCCATCCCTTGCGCGAAACGATGAGACCATGTCCCCTGTGCCTGCTGATGCTCAGAGAACCGCCCTGGCATTAACAAGGTACTTTACGGGGCTACAGTTCGAGGAAGAttcaagccacagccaaggTGGAAGTCATGGAGGAGCCAAAGAGCCTCTTGCTTCCGTCGAAAGAGTCATTATCCTCGATCCGTTCGGGGGAATTCCCGTGATTGGTCGTCCTGATGTCTACCAGAGATTCATCAATCTTGAACAGGAATACAACACAATCCTGGATCACCTCGACGGTGGTGATGATTCATCGAAGGCAGCGGGAGACAGTCGAAATTGGGGTGCTTCTGCTGCCCACGCAAGAAACCTCAAGTTAGCAAAGGACACTCTATCTCTCTTACCCGAGGCAGCTTCCGTTCTTATAACGACTCCATTCGCTGCATCCAATACTTCATCGGCCTCCTCAGGACTTTCTCCTACGCGAGACAGCGAATACCAGTTTGGTTTTGACGGCATGGTCAACACTCGCAGAAAACAAAATCCTCTCCTTCACAATCTTCTTACCGATAAGCCAGTATACTCCCCCTCGTTGCCATTGCAGCGCATCCAATCTCCCGAATTGGCGTTTTCAAATACAGGAGAGTCAATCAGCGCAACTCTAGTCAAGCGAGGCTTGCCATTGACCATCTACCCCGACCCGAGAATCTCCCCATGGAGACCAGCGGCGCCCGGCGAGCGACGTCCGCAGCTCACTGACAAGTCCATTGATCTGCCACGGCTGGTCACACTAATTGAAGATTCTTTTGGCCGCAAGCTAGACGTTGAAGATTATCTGCGACGGACAAATGAGAGCTTGGCAGGGGTGATCATTGCGGGAGAATACGAGGGGTGTGCTATTCTCACCTGGGAGAGACCGAAAAGCATTGATCCTCAAACGGCATATGACGAGGGGCGTTACGTCCCATACCTCGACAAATTTGCTGTTCTTCGAAGCCGGCAAGGAAGTGGTGGGGTTGCCGACATCGTCTTCAACGCCATGGTCCAAGACTGTTTCCCTGACGGCGTGCTTTGGAGAAGCAGGAAAGACAATCCTGTGAATAAATGGTATTTTGAGCGGTCGGTGG